One window of Saccharomyces kudriavzevii IFO 1802 strain IFO1802 genome assembly, chromosome: 10 genomic DNA carries:
- the IML1 gene encoding GTPase-activating protein IML1 (similar to Saccharomyces cerevisiae IML1 (YJR138W); ancestral locus Anc_4.373), producing MFARLHGKKQRPISSINSQTPRTSNTTHANSISLSSGNLIVGSNKNLRARKDQLSLQQRTSNRNPISDNKNNDNINNDDNNYDNGEQPHRHHTSGLKIRTHQAELGYHESRFSENLVMLNLIEFPDIKPGNLVELKTYHNSPSQSNKDKKVYFIAKDFDQETKRRAKTSNVSVLSGQLQTLLDLPSRSRIWIKLKPDKTDLQADVVEFNIKDCLLNRGDMWILSSKLVDTCVFMNQRLAFLDSIRGTIKGIYRNGKKIFSGYIAEQTRIIFRSESARLIFLIQITDEMWNFEETGEQLFQKMVNSFFPKIFKKWKDIDTHHTITIAFAISMDLSDTSFKELKPGESLKNSQDYFRIVVDQVSIIHWVDIMETLRKEFMEIRKDLLNKETDKGYSIANGRFSPVIKSNFLELVNFATTILTDPFKQLDLRHTTTHVMIISPGSGLFDVDYSLLRLTGKKLLSLEMTMDLICLSKAPLHIVPLFRYRDFENKLHHCVPLWLSVFFWNDHAKKGKSEWTPRCKIYDLQMMGITENELIQEVDVGYLQPNKKVKSLSQFMNDYDGNVFQVEILPVNSNKKLSNKLNSKFDTVFEDDVIVKAHRIPATATTTHGNTKFIWKAPKFAIPVIKDVQKPNVIPDLSIKTIDASTYDDLNTRNDKISASITSYHDNVEMNDSLVSVRSTDNQNTSLALDSLKGLSKRNSLKDFTQRVITKFISNMDVNKNKELKAAIVKDDSNSLLMDANTSALQSSDSKIGSIRLQNKGLMDDNIMNNRGNLIIKKNLSIFGLHDKETIGGSPSSYLGSSHTRTSSKFSTMSDKVAFITEGQKLKSGSANTYSFFRHPINETWLDIKSPSIPVSNEFANEFLPIRWKDVWPKYVAKKYSKWRSFTTPAELPITISDFPSKDDFERNFIFRNHSVTLNTDREQYNQTYKDLLADMIYMRLLTGFQICVGEQVEKIELSRENDESETVVNKYLDFNKYSTFKLYLMIDSEIHRITCGSGGIIDVERYLRKDETSFFDQVPSYIPLVKTRYESSFRDAMIDPLHVKRESLNWNQIDQVLAGYGDYLIDRKWHGFRAKYVVLPTDIPPNTYSMVINGKNETLNPEEIRVEGLRRLIGSITRARLRTEKEKRIKKSKREEIQPEVIFYTGPLYNFINEQQTSLESSAINFKDSIFVNDSNLLNKNVELSKLAYQIQHGENRITLVNRKWHWKKHEKCFVGSEMVNWLIRNYSDIDTREDAIKYGQKIMKEGLFVHVLNKHSFLDGHYFYQFSPEYVMDTNRLEKTSSHRSTSSDAKQMLRKASTGSSNDPGGITPFSTVVPAMSASSASVTDTKEPSRPILMLSNSLVIDVDPAGKSSKQESCTVHYDRVHNPDHCFHIRLEWLTTTPKLIDDLVGNWSRLCERYGLKMIEIPWEELCTIPSVNPFHSFVEIKLAINPWEDPEFKDRELFARSKFYYHVYLLKASGFLLDNRASKFLQSQDIEFDIMYSWGKPQFKYVQYIHHTGAYVAELRENGCLFLAPNNVYISRVNPGNIVGKIHSSTSPSLDAQKVILDFKSTCLDYQKLRSIFLDAKEMWVSGKIVED from the coding sequence ATGTTCGCTAGGTTGCACGGAAAGAAACAAAGGCCAATTTCTTCCATCAATTCACAAACTCCAAGGACTAGCAACACTACTCATGCAAATAGCATATCCTTATCATCGGGTAATTTGATAGTGGgttcaaataaaaatttaagagcaagaaaagacCAATTGAGCCTTCAACAAAGGACCTCCAATAGAAACCCCATCTCGGAtaacaaaaacaatgataatatcaataatgatgataacaACTACGATAATGGAGAACAGCCTCATCGCCATCACACTTCAGGACTGAAAATAAGAACACACCAAGCTGAACTTGGCTATCATGAATCTCGATTTTCAGAGAACTTAGTAATGTTAAACCTGATCGAATTTCCAGATATAAAGCCAGGAAATTTGgtagaattgaaaacttaTCATAATAGTCCATCTCAATCAAACAAAGACAAgaaagtttattttattgcCAAAGATTTTGACCAAGAGACCAAGAGAAGGGCAAAGACGTCCAATGTTTCCGTACTTTCAGGCCAGTTACAAACCCTACTAGATTTGCCTTCCAGATCTAGAATATGGATAAAATTGAAGCCAGATAAAACAGACTTACAGGCGGACGTGGTGGAGTTCAATATCAAGGACTGCCTATTAAATAGAGGGGATATGTGGATTTTATCCTCTAAACTGGTTGACACATGTGTATTTATGAACCAAAGACTAGCATTTCTAGACTCTATCAGAGGTACAATTAAGGGAATTTACCGAAATGgtaagaaaattttctctggGTATATCGCCGAACAAACAAGAATAATTTTCAGATCCGAATCTGCTAGGCTCATTTTCTTAATTCAGATCACTGATGAAATGTggaattttgaagaaaccGGTGAGCAATTATTTCAGAAGATGGTCAATTCATTTTTCCcgaagattttcaaaaaatggaaagatATAGATACTCACCATACTATTACAATAGCATTCGCTATATCAATGGATTTATCTGATACTTCTTTTAAGGAATTGAAGCCTGGcgaatctttgaagaattcaCAAGATTACTTCAGAATAGTTGTGGACCAAGTCAGTATTATCCATTGGGTTGATATTATGGAAACTCTAAGGAAGGAATTTATGGAAATTAGGAAGGATTTATTAAATAAGGAAACGGATAAGGGTTATAGTATAGCTAATGGAAGATTTTCACCCGTAATTAAATCGaactttcttgaattgGTCAATTTCGCAACGACAATCCTAACTGATCCTTTTAAACAATTAGATCTAAGACATACCACTACACACGTGATGATAATCTCGCCTGGATCGGGGTTATTTGATGTAGATTACAGTTTATTAAGGTTAACAGGGAAAAAGTTATTATCTCTTGAAATGACCATGGATTTAATTTGTCTTTCAAAGGCTCCATTACACATTGTACCTCTCTTTAGGTACCGAGACTTCGAGAACAAACTTCATCATTGCGTACCGCTTTGGTTAAgcgttttcttttggaacGATCATGCGAAAAAGGGTAAATCAGAATGGACCCCAAGATGTAAAATTTATGATTTACAAATGATGGGGATTACAGAAAATGAGCTTATTCAGGAAGTAGATGTTGGATATCTACAACCGAACAAGAAAGTTAAATCGCTATCACAATTTATGAATGACTATGACGGGAATGTCTTCCAGGTAGAAATTTTACCCGTTAACTCTAATAAGAAACTCTCTAACAAGTTAAATTCGAAGTTTGATACCGtgtttgaagatgatgttATTGTAAAAGCGCATAGAATTCcggcaacagcaacaactaCACACGGCAATACTAAATTTATCTGGAAGGCTCCAAAATTTGCCATTCCAGTCATAAAAGACGTTCAAAAACCAAACGTAATACCAGatttatcaataaaaaCGATAGATGCGTCTACTTACGATGACCTTAATACTagaaatgataaaattaGCGCTTCTATCACTTCTTACCACGACAATGTCGAAATGAATGACTCACTGGTCTCTGTGAGATCTACTGATAATCAAAATACATCTTTAGCGCTGGATTCGCTAAAAGGACTAagtaaaagaaattcattaAAAGATTTTACTCAAAGAGTTATAACAAAATTTATTTCCAATATGGAcgtaaataaaaataaggAATTGAAAGCTGCAATAGTTAAAGATGATTCAAATAGCTTGCTTATGGATGCTAATACGTCAGCACTGCAATCGTCTGATAGTAAGATAGGTAGCATACGGTTACAAAATAAGGGCCTCATGGATGATAACATTATGAATAATCGTGGAAATCTaataatcaagaaaaaccTGTCCATTTTTGGGTTGCATGATAAGGAAACCATAGGTGGCTCACCCTCTTCATATTTAGGTTCATCGCATACCAGAACGtcctcaaaattttccactATGTCCGACAAAGTTGCGTTCATTACGGAGGGCcaaaaattaaaatctGGCAGTGCGAACACTTACAGCTTCTTTAGGCATCCTATAAATGAAACTTGGTTGGATATAAAAAGCCCTTCAATTCCTGTCAGTAACGAGTTTGCCAACGAATTCTTGCCTATTCGTTGGAAAGATGTATGGCCAAAATATGTCGCCAAAAAGTATAGTAAGTGGAGATCTTTCACGACTCCAGCAGAATTACCAATTACAATTTCTGATTTCCCTTCTAAGGACGATTTTGAAAggaatttcatttttagaaaCCATTCAGTGACTTTGAACACCGATCGAGAACAATATAATCAAACTTACAAAGATCTACTGGCCGATATGATTTATATGCGATTGTTAACTGGTTTTCAGATCTGCGTGGGTGAGCAGGTAGAGAAAATAGAATTATCCAGGGAAAATGACGAAAGTGAAACGGTGGTCAATAAGTACTTGGACTTCAATAAATACAGTACCTTCAAGCTTTATCTAATGATCGACTCTGAAATCCATAGAATAACATGCGGATCGGGTGGCATTATTGATGTTGAGAGATACTTGAGGAAGGACGAAACGAGCTTCTTTGATCAAGTTCCTAGCTACATTCCATTAGTTAAGACGAGGTATGAGAGTTCATTCCGTGATGCAATGATTGACCCACTGCATGTTAAAAGAGAATCTTTAAATTGGAACCAAATTGACCAGGTTCTGGCAGGTTATGGCGATTACTTAATTGACAGGAAATGGCACGGATTTAGGGCTAAATATGTGGTGTTGCCAACAGATATTCCTCCAAATACTTATTCCATGGTAATCAATGGCAAGAATGAAACCTTGAACCCTGAAGAAATTCGAGTTGAAGGGTTGCGGAGATTAATTGGCTCAATTACCAGGGCAAGACTAAGAacggaaaaagaaaagcgaataaaaaagagtaAGAGAGAAGAAATACAGCCTGAAGTTATATTCTACACAGGTCCACTCTacaatttcatcaatgaacAACAAACATCTCTAGAAAGTTCTGCtataaatttcaaagattccatttttgtCAACGACAGTAACcttttgaataaaaacGTAGAATTATCGAAGTTAGCGTATCAAATTCAACATGGTGAAAACCGAATAACATTGGTTAACAGAAAATGGCACTGGAAAAAGCATGAAAAGTGCTTTGTGGGTTCAGAGATGGTTAACTGGTTGATAAGAAACTACTCTGATATTGATACACGAGAGGATGCGATCAAATACggacaaaaaataatgaaagaaGGATTATTCGTTCACGTTTTGAATAAACACAGTTTTTTAGACGGACATTATTTCTATCAATTCTCACCTGAATACGTAATGGACACTAACAGGCTGGAAAAAACAAGTTCTCATCGCTCTACGTCGTCCGATGCGAAACAAATGTTGAGGAAAGCATCTACCGGCAGCTCAAATGACCCGGGAGGTATCACACCGTTCTCTACGGTAGTACCTGCTATGAGTGCTTCCAGCGCATCGGTTACTGACACTAAAGAACCGTCACGTCCGATTTTAATGCTGAGTAATTCTCTCGTTATTGATGTCGATCCCGCTGGCAAATCCTCAAAGCAAGAATCATGTACTGTGCATTATGATAGGGTTCACAATCCGGATCATTGTTTCCATATCAGATTGGAATGGTTGACGACGACCCCTAAACTGATTGATGATTTAGTTGGGAACTGGTCCAGATTGTGTGAAAGGTACggtttgaaaatgattGAAATTCCTTGGGAGGAACTTTGTACGATTCCGTCAGTTAACCCATTCCATTCTTTTGTTGAGATTAAGTTAGCTATTAATCCTTGGGAAGATCCTGAATTCAAAGATAGAGAACTTTTTGCCAGAAGTAAATTTTATTATCATGTTTATCTTCTAAAGGCATCCGGATTTTTATTAGACAACAGAGCATCCAAATTTTTACAGAGCCAGGATATAGAGTTTGATATCATGTATTCATGGGGTAAACCACAGTTcaaatatgttcaatatatCCACCACACCGGTGCTTACGTTGCAGAACTGAGAGAAAACGGCTGTCTATTTTTAGCCCCTAACAACGTTTACATATCCAGAGTAAATCCAGGAAACATAGTCGGTAAAATTCACTCCTCTACAAGCCCCTCATTAGACGCTCAGAAAGTGATTTTAGATTTCAAATCAACTTGTTTAGACTACCAGAAATTAAGATCAATCTTTTTAGATGCGAAAGAGATGTGGGTTAGCGGGAAAATTGTAGAGGACTGA
- the HIR3 gene encoding Hir3p (similar to Saccharomyces cerevisiae HIR3 (YJR140C); ancestral locus Anc_4.375), with product MSIFNALNSNIEGEQYEAEEHSRELQIEQSFKTLQDALIDLKNRDFQKSDNKFQELFQIDVVKPDRWGMYRNSSPTLDNLRYLCYRNRGMYYHLYLEKNYESLNSQELVNCILKVVENLVESIQHSDADFAITDLLVRIFKSFNSIKLERLISEYEFTKEENLSLLLGRHRKFILSDLTLMMNNYIDLMDTLLVPNLSDKTIFERYQLDKYKDIKPEALSFGPILSRISEMKRQDEEIMKELDVFNVTLNEESWDDVAKALKNLLPSVKTSSLIGRNMDPYNEIEEPIEAVRFKLSESINNTPSLEKDFEQQEEEQDKESTQVEDKDGNLVPSETQVSEESRPNKRPDEHADTAKPLQRSSKRFKEREQENSKELVMDVHKKFFAEFNTLLSYVHMQPLCDFNTFTSKFVTGYDPGQPETCIPYADLYECLRSWNSRYTDIFNQNDYLSSGSNENEELFQLNALLKSNAFDDKDGFPKYLSDLDTSHVKSFISEVNAGNLHFHQVRLKLLFKLLGTYDGGNERRLVIDYLWEPQLLKTVLWFVFGIESNIFAFIYKNKLQCKYLALSIYELLVNHLGNIVEEITNKRIQGHKSADLKSQRNKIEKRIRSWHELLEEIAEEKDTKLYVHFQWTHYCFLQYTCDIVDNRLSETLTSLENTIEVSDSSLDVAYPNYRHIPALNLNTVQSQKRKIKIIQNITVEDISEDTSSDNYSENHLETLERVLLHILYPSIKEPSIDEEMVSFISNSPFLLKIRLWGVLFSSYVKKSSLRDVQRVYFHVLDFMKSALTSAFYKESNPHARHQMLLTVLTAIGYFSSQLTKILSLNRWKHDDFVLEDFMFEKLLQTFFFFYTVLFYESSAVNDSSSKSFFKRASRSSGKMKDIIVDLSTLMLYYYNIQANSSTPAEQGIETTELIWSLHTVFGYFHFCDSSNGKFLDLSEKLLCQFINNDSFLQLKQILWCRYHYTIASDNFSPELHDTKAVEMEKIHSLPLGTYLIKLQYQNKNPYLSSSKTTLKQIMDNIIEKIGDPSTVDNHIISRNSFLLNEYLSRPITADLLKNTFSGDTSIYLTTPHDELQQGMTAGLFYVSSLQSLGLYKMRKKSMQARPSELDSIIRMLKNDIIYSTNRFESWILLGKCYTYIVEDDLIWTSDKITVPDKKEVIALTQRKAILCYSMAISIYYSRPDRTNDDKKIILEALDDLGSMLISGYYKPMNKLCFSWKSCVENTMRLSETGEVMMEKTKKITTISNFNIEQSIFLCFNRACSLSNSIKLQDDAFALNWFSFYSLAKFFFKTDDGNNWKLVARYIIQSCQIANESSPAKDPIVEPHYLLVNASYKWTKKGIININEALALLSKDNQFFQEHEGFWVNDEGLAGDYQEKVFFDKIMKLLHHLLSVDKKKWQHRPRYRIARILFDDLGDVNAALKEMDSLISAKSVNKNLVNIWKPDFERPGKHFIYTYQYLVLYLNLLFAIKDFNTTGLVIKKLRRFGSGTVNINELLERAIGVYTQSAKGKLQLQNKSYVEQILPTLNYQNFLKISEQLNQVFDQSKYPEDISSGLKLAFQLKKGHSGIAFDSVCLGIYFEYLYYPLAHQDQSLTNENDESSPAPPSSGSVTSKNTPDSTSKPSVVKKRVTKKEVFDRIRLLVDKIT from the coding sequence ATGTCTATCTTCAATGCTCTCAATTCAAACATCGAAGGTGAACAATATGAGGCGGAGGAGCATTCGAGAGAGCTGCAGATCGAACAGAGTTTTAAGACTTTGCAGGATGCTTTAATTGATCTAAAGAACagagattttcaaaaatcggacaacaaatttcaagagCTCTTCCAAATTGATGTCGTCAAGCCTGATAGGTGGGGGATGTACCGTAACTCCTCTCCGACTTTAGATAATCTGCGTTATCTATGTTATAGGAATAGAGGAATGTACTACCATTTATATTTAGAGAAGAATTATGAAAGCTTGAACTCACAAGAGTTGGTTAATTGTATTCTAAAAGTAGTCGAGAACTTGGTGGAATCCATTCAACACAGCGATGCAGATTTTGCAATTACAGATTTATTGGTTCGAATCTTCAAAAGCTTCAATAGTATCAAATTGGAGCGTTTGATTTCAGAGTATGAATTTactaaagaagaaaacctTTCCCTTTTATTGGGTCGTCACCGTAAGTTTATTTTGAGTGATTTGACTCTAATGATGAATAATTATATAGACCTCATGGACACGTTATTGGTTCCCAATTTATCAGATAAGAcgatttttgaaagatatCAATTAGACAAGTACAAAGATATCAAGCCGGAGGCGCTATCTTTTGGTCCAATTCTCTCGAGGAtttcagaaatgaaaaGGCAAGATGAGGAAataatgaaagaattggaTGTGTTTAATGTCACGTTGAATGAAGAATCTTGGGACGACGTTGCGaaagctttgaaaaacttacTGCCCAGCGTTAAAACTTCGTCTCTCATCGGTAGGAATATGGATCCATATAACGAAATTGAAGAACCCATTGAAGCCGTTAGGTTCAAATTATCGGAATCAATTAATAATACACCTTCTTTagaaaaagattttgaacagcaagaagaagagcaagATAAAGAGAGCACACAAGTGGAGGATAAGGATGGCAATTTAGTGCCATCAGAAACCCAAGTCAGCGAAGAATCCAGGCCTAACAAGAGGCCTGATGAACATGCAGATACTGCGAAGCCTTTACAAAGAAGTAGTAAGCGTTTTAAAGAGAGGGAGCAGGAAAACTCAAAAGAGCTTGTCATGGACGTTcataagaaattttttgctgaGTTCAACACGCTTTTGTCGTATGTCCATATGCAACCGCTCTGTGATTTTAACACATTCACCTCCAAATTCGTCACCGGCTATGACCCTGGTCAACCGGAGACATGCATTCCTTATGCTGATCTTTATGAGTGTTTAAGATCTTGGAACAGCAGGTATACTGATATTTTCAACCAAAATGACTATTTGTCTAGTGGTTCTaacgaaaatgaagagCTATTTCAACTAAATGctcttttgaaatccaATGCATTCGATGATAAAGACGGTTTTCCTAAATATTTGAGTGACCTGGATACTAGTCATGTCAAATCCTTTATTTCCGAAGTTAACGCAGGtaatcttcattttcatcaagtGCGTTTAAAATTGTTGTTTAAATTGCTTGGGACCTATGATGGAGGAAATGAAAGACGCCTTGTTATAGATTATCTTTGGGAACCTCAGCTCCTGAAAACAGTTTTATGGTTCGTTTTTGGAATTGaatcaaatatttttgcgtttatttacaaaaacaaactacAATGTAAATATTTGGCTTTATCGATTTATGAACTGCTAGTTAATCATTTAGGAAATATTGTCGAAGAAATAACAAATAAACGGATTCAAGGACACAAGTCAgcagatttgaaaagtcaaagaaacaaaattgaGAAAAGAATTAGGTCTTGGCACGAGTTGCTAGAAGAAATTGCTGAGGAAAAAGATACCAAACTGTACGTTCACTTTCAGTGGACTCATTACTGTTTCTTGCAGTATACGTGTGATATCGTTGATAATAGGCTCTCCGAAACGTTGACATCTTTAGAAAATACTATAGAAGTCTCAGACTCTTCTTTAGACGTCGCATATCCAAATTATCGTCATATACCGGCATTGAATTTAAACACAGTTCAATcacaaaaaagaaaaataaaaataatacaaaatataacGGTTGAAGATATTTCTGAAGACACAAGCTCTGACAATTATTCAGAAAATCATCTGGAGACGCTAGAGCGGGTTCTTTTGCATATACTATACCCTTCGATTAAAGAGCCATCTATCGATGAGGAGATGGTCTCCTTCATCTCCAACTCGCCATTCCTACTTAAAATTAGGCTGTGGGGCGTTCTCTTCTCATCATATGTTAAAAAATCTAGCCTACGAGATGTACAAAGGGTCTATTTCCATGTGCTTGACTTTATGAAGAGCGCTTTAACATCAGCCTTCTATAAGGAATCGAACCCTCATGCAAGGCATCAAATGCTATTGACTGTGCTAACAGCAATCGGTTATTTTTCTAGTCAACTGACCAAGATCCTGAGCCTGAATAGGTGGAAACATGATGACTTTGTGTTGGAGGACTTTATGTTTGAGAAATTATTGCAAacgtttttcttcttttacaCCGTACTTTTTTATGAAAGTTCTGCTGTTAATGACAGTTCTAGTAagtcatttttcaaaagagcTTCAAGATCATcaggaaaaatgaaagatatAATAGTAGACCTGTCAACTCTAATGCTCTACTATTATAATATCCAGGCAAACAGTAGTACACCAGCAGAACAAGGCATTGAGACTACCGAATTAATTTGGTCTCTGCATACTGTTTTTGGATACTTCCATTTTTGCGATTCATCAAATGGtaaatttttggatttatCTGAAAAACTGTTATGTCAATTCATTAATAACGATTCATTTTTACAATTGAAACAAATACTGTGGTGTAGATATCATTACACTATAGCTAGTGATAATTTCAGCCCCGAGTTGCATGATACGAAAGCTgtagaaatggaaaagatCCATTCTTTACCCCTGGGTACTTACCTTATCAAATTGCAatatcaaaacaaaaatccTTACCTTTCATCATCCAAGACTACCTTGAAGCAGATTATGGATAATAtcatagaaaaaattggtgaTCCATCGACCGTGGATAATCATATCATATCTAGAAACTCCTTTCTATTAAATGAATACTTGTCGAGGCCAATAACGGCAGacttattgaaaaatacatttTCTGGTGACACGAGTATTTATTTAACTACGCCACATGATGAATTGCAACAAGGTATGACAGCTGGTCTGTTCTATGTATCCAGTTTACAGTCTTTGGGTTTGTAtaaaatgaggaaaaagtCCATGCAAGCAAGACCTTCTGAGTTAGACTCCATTATCAGGATGCTAAAGAATGACATTATATACAGCACGAATCGTTTCGAAAGCTGGATACTACTTGGGAAGTGCTACACTTATATAGTTGAAGATGATTTAATTTGGACGTCAGATAAAATCACGGTTCctgataaaaaagaagttattGCTCTGACCcaaagaaaagcaattCTGTGCTATTCAATGGCTATTTCCATTTATTATAGTAGGCCGGATCGAACTAACGATGATAAGAAGATCATACTAGAAGCGTTGGATGATTTAGGTTCTATGCTAATCAGCGGATATTATAAACCTATGAATAAGCTTTGCTTCAGTTGGAAAAGCTGTGTTGAAAACACAATGAGATTATCTGAGACTGGGGAGGTGATgatggaaaaaacaaagaaaattaccACAATCTCAAATTTTAACATTGAGCAaagtatatttttatgtttcaATAGAGCGTGTTCTTTATCGAACAGCATCAAGTTGCAGGATGACGCATTCGCGTTAAACTGGTTTAGCTTTTACAGTCTCGCtaaattctttttcaaaacagaTGATGGGAATAATTGGAAATTAGTGGCGAGGTATATTATACAGAGTTGTCAGATAGCAAACGAGTCATCTCCTGCTAAAGATCCGATCGTAGAACCGCATTACTTATTGGTTAACGCCAGTTACAAATGGACAAAGAAAGGCATCATAAATATTAATGAAGCTCTAGCCCTATTATCAAAAGACaaccaatttttccaagagCATGAGGGGTTTTGGGTTAACGATGAAGGACTCGCTGGGGACtaccaagaaaaagtattTTTTGACAAGATTATGAAACTACTTCATCACCTATTATCGgttgataaaaaaaaatggcagcACAGGCCTCGTTACAGAATTGCGCGGATATTGTTTGATGATCTTGGTGACGTGAATGCtgctttgaaagaaatggatAGCTTAATATCCGCGAAAAGTGTGAACAAAAACTTGGTTAACATATGGAAGCcagattttgaaagacCAGGGAAGCATTTTATCTATACATATCAGTATTTGGTTTTGTATTTGAACTTACTTTTCGCCATAAAGGATTTCAACACGACTGGTCTCGTTATAAAGAAACTAAGGCGTTTCGGTTCTGGAACAGTGAACATAAACGAACTGTTAGAACGTGCCATTGGTGTATATACGCAAAGTGCTAAGGGAAAATTACAATTACAAAACAAGAGTTATGTCGAGCAGATCCTTCCGACGCTCAACTACCagaactttttgaaaatcagTGAACAACTAAACCAGGTTTTTGACCAAAGCAAGTATCCCGAAGATATATCATCTGGACTGAAACTTGCATTCCAGCTGAAGAAGGGACATAGTGGGATTGCCTTCGACAGTGTATGTCTAGGCATATATTTCGAGTATCTCTATTACCCCTTAGCCCATCAGGACCAGTCCCTTACAAATGAAAACGATGAGAGTAGTCCAGCACCACCATCTTCAGGTTCTGTGACTTCAAAGAACACTCCAGACTCTACTTCTAAGCCAAGTGTTGTGAAGAAACGAGTGACTAAGAAGGAAGTCTTTGATAGAATCAGACTTTTGGTAGACAAGATCACGTGA
- the HOM6 gene encoding homoserine dehydrogenase (similar to Saccharomyces cerevisiae HOM6 (YJR139C); ancestral locus Anc_4.374) gives MSTKVVNVAVIGAGVVGSSFLDQLLAMKSSITYNLVLLGEAERSLISKDFSPLNVGSDWKAALAAATDKTLPLDDLIAHLKTSPKPVILVDNTSSAYIAGFYTKFVENGISIATPNKKAFSSDLATWKALFSNKPTNGLVYHEATVGAGLPIISFLKEIIQTGDEVEKIEGIFSGTLSYIFNEFSTSEANDIKFSDVVKVAKNLGYTEPDPRDDLNGLDVARKVTIVGRISGVEVESPTSFPVQSLIPKPLESIESADEFLEKLSDYDKDLTQLKKEAATENKVLRFIGKVDVATKSVSVGIEKYDYSHPFASLKGSDNVISIKTKRYTNPVVIQGAGAGAAVTAAGVLGDVIKIAQRL, from the coding sequence atgtccaCTAAAGTTGTTAATGTTGCCGTTATCGGTGCCGGTGTCGTTGGTTCATCTTTTTTGGATCAATTGTTGGCCATGAAGTCTAGCATTACTTATAACTTGGTTCTTTTGGGTGAAGCTGAACGTTCGTTGATTTCTAAGGACTTTTCTCCATTGAACGTTGGCTCTGACTGGAAGGCTGCTTTGGCTGCTGCCACCGACAAGACATTGCCATTGGACGATTTGATTGCCCATTTGAAGACTTCCCCTAAGCCAGTCATTTTGGTAGATAACACTTCTAGTGCTTACATTGCTGGTTTTTACACCAAGTTTGTCGAAAATGGTATTTCTATTGCTACTCCAAACAAGAAGGCCTTTTCCTCCGATTTGGCTACCTGGAAGGCTCTTTTCTCAAATAAGCCAACCAACGGTTTGGTCTACCATGAAGCCACTGTCGGTGCTGGTTTGCCTATTAttagttttttgaaagaaatcattCAAACTGGCGacgaagttgaaaaaatcgaagGTATCTTCTCTGGTACTTTATCCTACATTTTCAACGAATTCTCCACTAGTGAAGCCAACGacatcaaattttctgaCGTTGTCAAGGTTGCTAAGAATTTAGGTTACACGGAACCAGACCCAAGAGATGATTTAAATGGGTTGGACGTTGCCAGAAAGGTTACCATTGTTGGTAGAATATCTGGTGTTGAGGTGGAATCACCAACTTCCTTTCCAGTCCAGTCTTTGATCCCAAAGCCATTGGAATCTATTGAATCCGctgatgaatttttggaaaagttaTCTGATTATGACAAAGATTTGActcaattgaagaaagaggCCGCAACTGAAAACAAGGTATTGAGATTTATTGGTAAAGTTGATGTTGCCACCAAATCTGTTTCTGTGGGAATTGAAAAGTATGACTATTCTCACCCATTCGCTTCATTGAAGGGCTCTGACAATGTTATTTCTATCAAAACTAAGCGTTACACCAATCCTGTTGTCATTCAAGGTGCCGGTGCAGGCGCTGCTGTTACTGCCGCCGGTGTCTTGGGTGATGTAATCAAGATTGCTCAAAGACTTTAG